Proteins encoded in a region of the Raphanus sativus cultivar WK10039 chromosome 8, ASM80110v3, whole genome shotgun sequence genome:
- the LOC108818682 gene encoding uncharacterized protein LOC108818682 isoform X3 codes for MLCASPSFASAAMSMASSSSPPVSRFAGLAHRTTTTLRYDQRPLPCSFTTGIQKKMRYPITTASADSPRPKSYKEVTKPFRQMFAREISTHSKDSDISIAKVLLYIAAEDEAFLAFNREIDALYFTRERGNIQDQSDPSETDSDEQQLLLQLDGKSIPEWLRELDAISKQVEEELVSRGIINSSCHSLQVLEAVNTVLFDMRGFERIPTCLNEDPNHFYLHSVLNSRCSSAFLFNVIYIEVCQRLGVPIVGARVGEDFLVWPKTENPEELFQVTTTTSGKSLFATVNGECVDDPKSMASELTGESLLDFAVATNRDIISIALSNLIRVHWRRASKPTPGQMLTAPLSELNNFRISNFPLLRPQDLRLAIAAAERLLILEPNNWIVRRELGMMYYYVRQCRDAIFELSICIANFAIGEEEAKELEIFVEKLHRIFSLMSPLDSDRLAVH; via the exons atgcTGTGTGCTTCACCTTCCTTTGCATCAGCTGCTATGtctatggcttcttcttcttcaccaccAGTCTCCAGGTTTGCTGGACTCGCTCACCGTACTACTACTACTCTCAG GTATGATCAACGTCCTCTTCCTTGTTCTTTCACGACTGGGATTCAAAAGAAGATGAGGTACCCGATTACAACTGCCTCTGCTGACTCACCAAGACCCAAATCTTACAAAGAG GTCACTAAGCCTTTCCGCCAAATGTTTGCTCGAGAGATCTCTACTCATTCTAAAGACTCTGATATTTCCATTGCTAAG GTCCTCTTGTACATTGCTGCTGAAGACGAAGCCTTCTTGGCTTTCAACCGGGAGATAGATGCTCTGTATTTcacgagagagagaggaaacaTCCAAGACCAATCTGATCCGAGCGAGACAGATTCTGATGAGCAGCAGCTATTGTTGCAGTTAGATGGAAAGAGTATACCCGAATGGCTGAGGGAACTAGATGCAATCTCCAAACAAGTAGAGGAAGAGTTAGTCTCACGAGGCATCATCAACAGCAGCTGCCACTCTCTTCAAGTCCTCGAAGCTGTAAACACAGTCCTCTTCGATATGAGAGGCTTCGAGCGGATACCAACATGTTTGAATGAAGACCCCAACCATTTCTACCTTCACTCTGTACTTAACTCTAGATGCAGCTCTG CGTTCTTGTTTAATGTAATATACATTGAAGTTTGTCAGCGCCTAGGTGTGCCTATTGTGGGAGCTCGAGTTGGGGAAGACTTTTTGGTTTGGCCCAAGACTGAGAATCCAGAAGAACTCTTTCAAGTAACAACAACAACTTCAGGGAAGAGCTTGTTCGCTACTGTCAATGGAGAGTGCGTTGATGATCCTAAATCAATGGCATCGGAGTTAACCGGAGAGTCACTTCTAGACTTTGCTGTTGCAACAAACAGAGACATTATAAGCATTGCTCTCTCCAATCTGATT AGGGTTCATTGGAGACGTGCTTCGAAGCCAACACCTGGACAAATGCTGACTGCTCCACTTAGTGAACTTAACAACTTCAGGATTTCTAATTTTCCTTTGTTGCGGCCTCAAGACCTTAG GTTGGCTATTGCGGCTGCAGAAAGGCTGTTGATATTGGAGCCTAATAACTGGATAGTTCGAAGAGAACTTGGCATGATGTACTACTACGTCAG GCAATGTAGAGATGCGATTTTTGAGCTGAGCATATGCATAGCCAACTTTGCGATTGgggaagaagaagcaaaagagtTGGAGATTTTTGTTGAGAAACTTCATCGAATCTTTTCATTGATGTCTCCCTTAGACTCTGATCGCTTGGCCGTTCATTAG
- the LOC108818682 gene encoding uncharacterized protein LOC108818682 isoform X2, which produces MLCASPSFASAAMSMASSSSPPVSRFAGLAHRTTTTLRYDQRPLPCSFTTGIQKKMRYPITTASADSPRPKSYKEVLLCKNKVTKPFRQMFAREISTHSKDSDISIAKVLLYIAAEDEAFLAFNREIDALYFTRERGNIQDQSDPSETDSDEQQLLLQLDGKSIPEWLRELDAISKQVEEELVSRGIINSSCHSLQVLEAVNTVLFDMRGFERIPTCLNEDPNHFYLHSVLNSRCSSAFLFNVIYIEVCQRLGVPIVGARVGEDFLVWPKTENPEELFQVTTTTSGKSLFATVNGECVDDPKSMASELTGESLLDFAVATNRDIISIALSNLIRVHWRRASKPTPGQMLTAPLSELNNFRISNFPLLRPQDLRLAIAAAERLLILEPNNWIVRRELGMMYYYVRQCRDAIFELSICIANFAIGEEEAKELEIFVEKLHRIFSLMSPLDSDRLAVH; this is translated from the exons atgcTGTGTGCTTCACCTTCCTTTGCATCAGCTGCTATGtctatggcttcttcttcttcaccaccAGTCTCCAGGTTTGCTGGACTCGCTCACCGTACTACTACTACTCTCAG GTATGATCAACGTCCTCTTCCTTGTTCTTTCACGACTGGGATTCAAAAGAAGATGAGGTACCCGATTACAACTGCCTCTGCTGACTCACCAAGACCCAAATCTTACAAAGAGGTTTTACTTTGCAAGAACAAA GTCACTAAGCCTTTCCGCCAAATGTTTGCTCGAGAGATCTCTACTCATTCTAAAGACTCTGATATTTCCATTGCTAAG GTCCTCTTGTACATTGCTGCTGAAGACGAAGCCTTCTTGGCTTTCAACCGGGAGATAGATGCTCTGTATTTcacgagagagagaggaaacaTCCAAGACCAATCTGATCCGAGCGAGACAGATTCTGATGAGCAGCAGCTATTGTTGCAGTTAGATGGAAAGAGTATACCCGAATGGCTGAGGGAACTAGATGCAATCTCCAAACAAGTAGAGGAAGAGTTAGTCTCACGAGGCATCATCAACAGCAGCTGCCACTCTCTTCAAGTCCTCGAAGCTGTAAACACAGTCCTCTTCGATATGAGAGGCTTCGAGCGGATACCAACATGTTTGAATGAAGACCCCAACCATTTCTACCTTCACTCTGTACTTAACTCTAGATGCAGCTCTG CGTTCTTGTTTAATGTAATATACATTGAAGTTTGTCAGCGCCTAGGTGTGCCTATTGTGGGAGCTCGAGTTGGGGAAGACTTTTTGGTTTGGCCCAAGACTGAGAATCCAGAAGAACTCTTTCAAGTAACAACAACAACTTCAGGGAAGAGCTTGTTCGCTACTGTCAATGGAGAGTGCGTTGATGATCCTAAATCAATGGCATCGGAGTTAACCGGAGAGTCACTTCTAGACTTTGCTGTTGCAACAAACAGAGACATTATAAGCATTGCTCTCTCCAATCTGATT AGGGTTCATTGGAGACGTGCTTCGAAGCCAACACCTGGACAAATGCTGACTGCTCCACTTAGTGAACTTAACAACTTCAGGATTTCTAATTTTCCTTTGTTGCGGCCTCAAGACCTTAG GTTGGCTATTGCGGCTGCAGAAAGGCTGTTGATATTGGAGCCTAATAACTGGATAGTTCGAAGAGAACTTGGCATGATGTACTACTACGTCAG GCAATGTAGAGATGCGATTTTTGAGCTGAGCATATGCATAGCCAACTTTGCGATTGgggaagaagaagcaaaagagtTGGAGATTTTTGTTGAGAAACTTCATCGAATCTTTTCATTGATGTCTCCCTTAGACTCTGATCGCTTGGCCGTTCATTAG
- the LOC108818682 gene encoding uncharacterized protein LOC108818682 isoform X4 has product MELAAMSMASSSSPPVSRFAGLAHRTTTTLRYDQRPLPCSFTTGIQKKMRYPITTASADSPRPKSYKEVLLCKNKVTKPFRQMFAREISTHSKDSDISIAKVLLYIAAEDEAFLAFNREIDALYFTRERGNIQDQSDPSETDSDEQQLLLQLDGKSIPEWLRELDAISKQVEEELVSRGIINSSCHSLQVLEAVNTVLFDMRGFERIPTCLNEDPNHFYLHSVLNSRCSSAFLFNVIYIEVCQRLGVPIVGARVGEDFLVWPKTENPEELFQVTTTTSGKSLFATVNGECVDDPKSMASELTGESLLDFAVATNRDIISIALSNLIRVHWRRASKPTPGQMLTAPLSELNNFRISNFPLLRPQDLRLAIAAAERLLILEPNNWIVRRELGMMYYYVRQCRDAIFELSICIANFAIGEEEAKELEIFVEKLHRIFSLMSPLDSDRLAVH; this is encoded by the exons ATGGAACTTG CTGCTATGtctatggcttcttcttcttcaccaccAGTCTCCAGGTTTGCTGGACTCGCTCACCGTACTACTACTACTCTCAG GTATGATCAACGTCCTCTTCCTTGTTCTTTCACGACTGGGATTCAAAAGAAGATGAGGTACCCGATTACAACTGCCTCTGCTGACTCACCAAGACCCAAATCTTACAAAGAGGTTTTACTTTGCAAGAACAAA GTCACTAAGCCTTTCCGCCAAATGTTTGCTCGAGAGATCTCTACTCATTCTAAAGACTCTGATATTTCCATTGCTAAG GTCCTCTTGTACATTGCTGCTGAAGACGAAGCCTTCTTGGCTTTCAACCGGGAGATAGATGCTCTGTATTTcacgagagagagaggaaacaTCCAAGACCAATCTGATCCGAGCGAGACAGATTCTGATGAGCAGCAGCTATTGTTGCAGTTAGATGGAAAGAGTATACCCGAATGGCTGAGGGAACTAGATGCAATCTCCAAACAAGTAGAGGAAGAGTTAGTCTCACGAGGCATCATCAACAGCAGCTGCCACTCTCTTCAAGTCCTCGAAGCTGTAAACACAGTCCTCTTCGATATGAGAGGCTTCGAGCGGATACCAACATGTTTGAATGAAGACCCCAACCATTTCTACCTTCACTCTGTACTTAACTCTAGATGCAGCTCTG CGTTCTTGTTTAATGTAATATACATTGAAGTTTGTCAGCGCCTAGGTGTGCCTATTGTGGGAGCTCGAGTTGGGGAAGACTTTTTGGTTTGGCCCAAGACTGAGAATCCAGAAGAACTCTTTCAAGTAACAACAACAACTTCAGGGAAGAGCTTGTTCGCTACTGTCAATGGAGAGTGCGTTGATGATCCTAAATCAATGGCATCGGAGTTAACCGGAGAGTCACTTCTAGACTTTGCTGTTGCAACAAACAGAGACATTATAAGCATTGCTCTCTCCAATCTGATT AGGGTTCATTGGAGACGTGCTTCGAAGCCAACACCTGGACAAATGCTGACTGCTCCACTTAGTGAACTTAACAACTTCAGGATTTCTAATTTTCCTTTGTTGCGGCCTCAAGACCTTAG GTTGGCTATTGCGGCTGCAGAAAGGCTGTTGATATTGGAGCCTAATAACTGGATAGTTCGAAGAGAACTTGGCATGATGTACTACTACGTCAG GCAATGTAGAGATGCGATTTTTGAGCTGAGCATATGCATAGCCAACTTTGCGATTGgggaagaagaagcaaaagagtTGGAGATTTTTGTTGAGAAACTTCATCGAATCTTTTCATTGATGTCTCCCTTAGACTCTGATCGCTTGGCCGTTCATTAG
- the LOC108818682 gene encoding uncharacterized protein LOC108818682 isoform X1 codes for MFFFYFVTRLVIGVIITQYFSLLPNQPLSKKERETYSVIQLPPSSSSIKTPPRFLLLKPTHQFSNNAPSFLFFLCFLENPRDFLGLKNHRTSILVCFLLIALLCYGTCCYVYGFFFFTTSLQVCWTRSPYYYYSQVTKPFRQMFAREISTHSKDSDISIAKVLLYIAAEDEAFLAFNREIDALYFTRERGNIQDQSDPSETDSDEQQLLLQLDGKSIPEWLRELDAISKQVEEELVSRGIINSSCHSLQVLEAVNTVLFDMRGFERIPTCLNEDPNHFYLHSVLNSRCSSAFLFNVIYIEVCQRLGVPIVGARVGEDFLVWPKTENPEELFQVTTTTSGKSLFATVNGECVDDPKSMASELTGESLLDFAVATNRDIISIALSNLIRVHWRRASKPTPGQMLTAPLSELNNFRISNFPLLRPQDLRLAIAAAERLLILEPNNWIVRRELGMMYYYVRQCRDAIFELSICIANFAIGEEEAKELEIFVEKLHRIFSLMSPLDSDRLAVH; via the exons atgttttttttttattttgtaactcGGCTTGTCATCGGAGTCATCATCACACAGTATTTCTCTCTCTTACCAAATCAGCCATTAtcaaagaaggagagagaaacATACTCAGTGATCCAGCTTCCTCCTTCTTCTAGTAGTATAAAAACCCCCCCTAGATTCCTTCTCTTAAAACCCACACATCAATTCTCCAACAATGCTCCAtcctttctcttcttcctctgttttctcgAGAATCCTCGAGACTTTCTTGGTTTAAAGAATCACAGAACATCCATTCTTGTTTGCTTTCTTCTCATTGCATTGCTTTGCTATGGAACTTG CTGCTATGtctatggcttcttcttcttcaccaccAGTCTCCAGGTTTGCTGGACTCGCTCACCGTACTACTACTACTCTCAG GTCACTAAGCCTTTCCGCCAAATGTTTGCTCGAGAGATCTCTACTCATTCTAAAGACTCTGATATTTCCATTGCTAAG GTCCTCTTGTACATTGCTGCTGAAGACGAAGCCTTCTTGGCTTTCAACCGGGAGATAGATGCTCTGTATTTcacgagagagagaggaaacaTCCAAGACCAATCTGATCCGAGCGAGACAGATTCTGATGAGCAGCAGCTATTGTTGCAGTTAGATGGAAAGAGTATACCCGAATGGCTGAGGGAACTAGATGCAATCTCCAAACAAGTAGAGGAAGAGTTAGTCTCACGAGGCATCATCAACAGCAGCTGCCACTCTCTTCAAGTCCTCGAAGCTGTAAACACAGTCCTCTTCGATATGAGAGGCTTCGAGCGGATACCAACATGTTTGAATGAAGACCCCAACCATTTCTACCTTCACTCTGTACTTAACTCTAGATGCAGCTCTG CGTTCTTGTTTAATGTAATATACATTGAAGTTTGTCAGCGCCTAGGTGTGCCTATTGTGGGAGCTCGAGTTGGGGAAGACTTTTTGGTTTGGCCCAAGACTGAGAATCCAGAAGAACTCTTTCAAGTAACAACAACAACTTCAGGGAAGAGCTTGTTCGCTACTGTCAATGGAGAGTGCGTTGATGATCCTAAATCAATGGCATCGGAGTTAACCGGAGAGTCACTTCTAGACTTTGCTGTTGCAACAAACAGAGACATTATAAGCATTGCTCTCTCCAATCTGATT AGGGTTCATTGGAGACGTGCTTCGAAGCCAACACCTGGACAAATGCTGACTGCTCCACTTAGTGAACTTAACAACTTCAGGATTTCTAATTTTCCTTTGTTGCGGCCTCAAGACCTTAG GTTGGCTATTGCGGCTGCAGAAAGGCTGTTGATATTGGAGCCTAATAACTGGATAGTTCGAAGAGAACTTGGCATGATGTACTACTACGTCAG GCAATGTAGAGATGCGATTTTTGAGCTGAGCATATGCATAGCCAACTTTGCGATTGgggaagaagaagcaaaagagtTGGAGATTTTTGTTGAGAAACTTCATCGAATCTTTTCATTGATGTCTCCCTTAGACTCTGATCGCTTGGCCGTTCATTAG